A part of Limibacillus halophilus genomic DNA contains:
- the doeA gene encoding ectoine hydrolase DoeA (DoeA (degradation of ectoine A) is also called EutD (ectoine utilization D).) produces MSDIALNFTRNEYADRLAATRKAMADAEIELLIVTDPSNQAWLTGYDGWSFYTHQAVLVGPDGDPLWWGRGIDALGARRTVYMSHDHIIGYPDHYVQSDERHPMDQLSTVLAERGWDTLAIGVEMENYYFTAAAFAALQKGLPNARFRDATSLVNWRRAVKSDREIEYMRRAARIVEAMHQRILEVAEPGLRKNELVAEIYHTSIMGADGHWGDYPAIVPMAPSGMDATAPHLTWDDKPMKTGEGTFFEISGCHRRYHCPQSRTLFLGKPPQKYLDAEKAVLEGVEAGLEKAKPGNTCEDIAEAFFSTLRRFGFEKNNRTGYSIGLSYPPDWGERTMSLRAGDHTELKPNMCFHFMPALWLDDGGIEITEPLRITESGYECFCSTPRQLFVKE; encoded by the coding sequence ATGTCGGATATCGCGCTGAATTTTACCCGGAACGAATACGCAGACCGCCTCGCAGCGACCCGCAAGGCAATGGCGGATGCTGAGATCGAGTTGCTCATCGTGACCGATCCTTCCAACCAGGCCTGGCTTACCGGGTATGACGGCTGGTCATTTTACACGCATCAGGCTGTGCTCGTAGGACCGGATGGCGACCCCCTATGGTGGGGCCGCGGGATTGACGCGCTGGGCGCACGGCGCACGGTTTACATGAGCCATGACCACATCATCGGTTACCCGGACCACTACGTGCAATCAGACGAACGCCACCCCATGGACCAGCTGTCTACGGTGTTGGCGGAGAGGGGCTGGGACACGCTGGCGATTGGCGTCGAGATGGAGAATTACTACTTCACGGCCGCCGCCTTCGCCGCTTTGCAGAAGGGTCTGCCCAACGCCCGATTCCGGGATGCCACGAGCCTCGTCAACTGGCGGCGGGCGGTCAAGAGCGACCGGGAGATCGAGTACATGCGCCGCGCCGCGCGCATCGTGGAGGCCATGCATCAGCGTATCCTCGAAGTTGCGGAGCCCGGCTTGCGCAAGAACGAGTTGGTCGCCGAAATTTACCATACCAGCATTATGGGCGCCGACGGGCACTGGGGCGATTACCCGGCTATCGTCCCAATGGCGCCGTCCGGAATGGACGCGACAGCGCCGCATTTGACTTGGGACGACAAGCCCATGAAGACCGGCGAGGGCACTTTTTTTGAGATATCCGGCTGCCACCGGCGCTATCACTGCCCGCAGTCGCGGACGCTCTTTTTGGGAAAGCCACCGCAAAAATACCTGGACGCCGAAAAGGCGGTGCTGGAGGGCGTGGAGGCCGGACTGGAGAAAGCCAAGCCCGGCAACACCTGCGAAGACATCGCCGAGGCTTTCTTTTCCACCTTGCGGCGCTTCGGATTTGAAAAGAACAATCGCACCGGCTATTCGATCGGGCTTTCCTATCCGCCCGACTGGGGCGAGCGGACAATGTCTCTACGCGCGGGCGATCACACGGAGCTGAAGCCGAACATGTGCTTTCACTTTATGCCCGCCCTCTGGTTGGACGATGGCGGTATCGAAATTACCGAGCCCTTACGAATCACTGAATCCGGCTATGAGTGCTTCTG
- the eutB gene encoding hydroxyectoine utilization dehydratase EutB yields the protein MPNKPQESTWRSPIVLADILAARKRIGAKVLRTPLVQSSYLSQASGQPVWLKLEQQQRTGSFKLRGASNAVACLPEEAKARGVVGVSTGNHGRGLAHAASAAGVACSICMSSLVPANKVAAIREEGADVRIVGRSQDEAQVEVDRLVAEQGMTMLPPFDHPDIIAGQGTLGLEIMEQLPQAGTFVIQLSGGGLISGMAVALRAINPTARIIGVSMERGAAMYESQRMGKPTRVEEMETLADSLGGGIGSDNRYTFGIVRELVDEIVLVDEAEIATGIAHAYWQERQIVEGAGAVTMAALLAGKINVTEPTVLLLSGANIDLDLHHRIITDHRPGSSAEGNQA from the coding sequence ATGCCGAACAAACCGCAAGAATCTACCTGGCGTTCGCCCATAGTTCTGGCCGATATCCTGGCAGCCCGTAAGCGCATCGGCGCAAAGGTGCTCAGAACGCCCCTCGTTCAGTCGAGTTACCTAAGCCAGGCGAGCGGCCAGCCGGTATGGCTAAAGCTGGAGCAGCAGCAGCGAACCGGCAGTTTCAAGCTGCGCGGAGCCAGCAACGCGGTTGCCTGCCTGCCGGAGGAAGCCAAGGCGCGCGGCGTGGTTGGCGTCTCCACCGGGAACCATGGCCGTGGCCTTGCGCATGCGGCCAGCGCGGCGGGGGTAGCCTGCAGCATCTGCATGTCATCGCTCGTGCCCGCCAACAAGGTGGCGGCGATTCGCGAGGAAGGCGCCGATGTTCGAATCGTCGGTCGCTCACAGGACGAGGCCCAGGTGGAAGTCGACCGCCTTGTGGCCGAGCAAGGTATGACGATGTTGCCGCCCTTCGACCACCCCGACATCATCGCCGGACAAGGGACGCTTGGCCTGGAGATCATGGAGCAGCTTCCGCAAGCCGGGACATTCGTCATTCAGCTCTCCGGCGGCGGCTTGATTTCCGGCATGGCGGTGGCTCTGCGGGCGATCAACCCAACCGCACGGATCATCGGCGTATCCATGGAGCGCGGTGCGGCGATGTACGAGAGCCAACGAATGGGGAAGCCGACACGGGTGGAAGAGATGGAGACGCTCGCCGACTCGCTGGGCGGCGGCATTGGTTCGGACAACCGGTATACTTTTGGAATCGTGCGCGAACTCGTTGACGAGATCGTTCTGGTCGACGAGGCCGAGATCGCGACGGGAATTGCGCACGCTTACTGGCAAGAGCGCCAGATCGTAGAGGGCGCGGGCGCTGTGACGATGGCTGCGCTGTTAGCGGGGAAGATCAACGTGACAGAACCCACGGTGCTGCTGCTCAGCGGCGCGAATATCGACCTCGATCTGCACCATAGAATCATCACCGATCATCGACCCGGCAGTTCAGCGGAAGGAAACCAGGCATGA
- a CDS encoding cyclodeaminase: MTSIRLLNEAQLRQAVALDREAVACVEQAFQALATKAVSMPPILRLDIPEHHGEVDVKTAYVPGLDSFAIKMSTGFFDNPALGLPSLGGLMILFSAKTGVVEALLLDNGYLTDVRTAAAGAVAAKHLARDDAKKAAVFGAGVQARLQLKALMLVRPIEQAALWARRPEQARSTADELSKELGIPVEAKDTPRDAARGADILVTTTPAEQPILQAAWLEPGQHITAMGSDSPHKNEIEPALVAAADLYVADRRAQCAALGELHHAIAAGAVPADFEAPELGEILAAQKPGRLDRTQVTLADLTGTGVQDTAIATLARAKAQAANAGVVFES, translated from the coding sequence ATGACCAGCATCCGCCTCCTTAACGAAGCGCAACTCCGCCAAGCGGTGGCTTTGGACCGGGAAGCCGTCGCGTGTGTCGAGCAGGCTTTTCAGGCTCTGGCGACCAAAGCCGTATCGATGCCTCCGATCCTGCGGCTGGACATCCCCGAGCATCATGGCGAGGTCGATGTCAAAACCGCTTATGTCCCCGGTCTCGACTCCTTTGCCATCAAAATGAGCACGGGCTTTTTCGATAACCCGGCTCTCGGCCTCCCAAGCCTGGGCGGTCTGATGATCCTGTTCAGCGCCAAGACAGGGGTCGTTGAGGCCCTATTGCTGGACAATGGTTATCTGACTGACGTTAGAACCGCCGCTGCAGGTGCGGTTGCCGCGAAGCATCTCGCGCGTGACGACGCAAAAAAAGCGGCGGTCTTCGGTGCGGGGGTCCAGGCGCGCCTTCAGTTGAAAGCCTTGATGCTGGTGCGCCCAATTGAGCAAGCAGCCCTCTGGGCCAGGAGACCCGAGCAGGCACGCAGCACGGCCGATGAGCTCAGCAAAGAGCTTGGCATTCCCGTAGAGGCTAAAGACACCCCGCGCGATGCTGCACGGGGTGCCGACATACTGGTGACCACAACACCGGCGGAGCAACCCATACTGCAAGCCGCATGGCTTGAGCCCGGTCAGCACATCACCGCCATGGGGTCCGACTCGCCCCACAAGAACGAGATAGAACCGGCGCTGGTCGCAGCCGCTGATCTATATGTCGCGGATCGCCGCGCGCAGTGTGCCGCGCTGGGCGAGCTTCATCACGCGATTGCCGCAGGGGCTGTGCCGGCCGATTTCGAAGCGCCGGAACTTGGAGAGATTCTAGCCGCCCAAAAGCCTGGCCGCCTTGATCGGACCCAGGTTACTTTGGCGGATCTCACCGGTACCGGCGTTCAGGACACCGCCATCGCCACCCTCGCCCGGGCCAAGGCCCAGGCGGCCAATGCAGGGGTTGTTTTCGAATCGTAG